One stretch of Euphorbia lathyris chromosome 7, ddEupLath1.1, whole genome shotgun sequence DNA includes these proteins:
- the LOC136200954 gene encoding small ribosomal subunit protein eS25y-like, with the protein MAPKKEKAPPPSSKPAKSGGGKQKKKKWSKGKQKEKVNNMVLFDQATYDKLLAEAPKYKLITPSILSDRLRINGSLARRAIRELMARGLIRMVSSHASQQIYTRATNT; encoded by the exons ATG GCGCCAAAGAAGGAGAAGGCTCCACCGCCGTCATCAAAGCCCGCGAAATCTGGAGGAgggaagcagaagaagaagaagtggaGCAAAGGAAAGCAAAAGGAGAAGGTAAATAACATGGTCTTGTTCGACCAAGCCACCTATGACAAGCTCCTCGCTGAAGCCCCCAAGTATAAGCTTATCACTCCCTCTATCCTCTCCGATCGTCTCAGA ATTAATGGGTCACTAGCGAGGAGGGCCATCAGAGAACTGATGGCACGAGGATTGATTAGAATGGTCTCTTCACATGCCAGTCAGCAAATCTACACAAGGGCAACAAACACCTAG